In Thermococcus camini, a genomic segment contains:
- a CDS encoding TldD/PmbA family protein, whose amino-acid sequence MEELIRYGEKFFDELEIALYRSRDVSASVELNEISMASTRSGALTIIRGIKDKRLGLAIVDSDEPTKIREAIEHASKMARLNSRDEKWVSLPEPGKYLEKPKPNYELKDASPDGLVEMLVKAIKLAREKDEHVVVAGGEGGVSWEERHIVNSHGVDVSQEGGAAFLFLELVGRKGDVVTPGIFDFDAKRSLELDVEGVVERAVQKVKWAYNVKASKNEEVPIILGPWAIAGLFSYALFPAFSGERLVKETTPLAGKVGEKIASDVLTIYDDPFHELAIEPVIADGEGVPTRKNVLIENGTFRGFVWDNYWAKVHGTESTGNGKRDIRSGGINIGFHSVVIEKGKRPLEEVIAEIEHGYFVDGFQGAHSSNPDNGNFAVTANPAFLIEDGEVKGASVFLVAGNVYELLKSATEVTKEQTVMPFMTTIITPFVKFENVKIAGK is encoded by the coding sequence ATGGAGGAACTCATAAGGTACGGTGAGAAGTTTTTCGACGAGCTGGAGATTGCCCTTTACCGCTCCCGTGACGTTAGCGCAAGTGTAGAGCTGAATGAGATTTCAATGGCCTCAACGAGGAGCGGGGCTTTGACGATAATCCGAGGAATCAAGGACAAGCGCCTCGGCCTGGCTATAGTGGACAGCGACGAGCCAACCAAGATAAGGGAAGCCATTGAGCATGCCTCTAAAATGGCAAGGCTCAACAGCAGGGACGAGAAGTGGGTTTCGCTTCCAGAGCCAGGAAAATACCTTGAGAAACCGAAGCCGAACTACGAGCTGAAAGATGCTTCCCCAGACGGGCTCGTCGAGATGCTCGTCAAGGCAATAAAGCTCGCCCGCGAGAAGGATGAGCACGTTGTGGTTGCAGGAGGAGAGGGCGGCGTTTCGTGGGAGGAGAGGCACATCGTCAACTCCCACGGGGTAGACGTTTCCCAGGAGGGCGGTGCGGCGTTTCTGTTCCTAGAGCTGGTCGGCAGGAAAGGTGACGTCGTAACGCCCGGCATCTTTGACTTCGACGCGAAGCGCAGCTTAGAGCTCGATGTTGAGGGAGTCGTAGAAAGGGCCGTCCAGAAGGTCAAGTGGGCCTACAACGTCAAGGCCAGCAAAAACGAGGAGGTTCCAATAATCCTCGGCCCATGGGCGATTGCTGGACTTTTCAGCTATGCTCTCTTCCCAGCCTTCAGCGGTGAGCGCCTGGTTAAGGAAACGACACCGCTGGCAGGGAAGGTAGGAGAGAAGATAGCCAGCGACGTGCTCACGATATACGACGACCCGTTCCACGAGCTGGCCATCGAGCCAGTTATAGCGGACGGTGAAGGTGTTCCAACGAGGAAAAACGTCCTCATCGAGAACGGAACCTTCAGGGGCTTTGTCTGGGACAACTATTGGGCCAAAGTCCACGGCACCGAGAGCACCGGAAACGGCAAGAGGGACATAAGGAGCGGTGGCATAAACATAGGCTTCCACAGCGTGGTCATCGAGAAGGGGAAGCGCCCGCTGGAGGAGGTCATAGCGGAAATCGAGCACGGCTACTTCGTGGACGGCTTCCAGGGCGCGCACTCGAGCAACCCGGACAACGGAAACTTCGCGGTGACCGCAAACCCTGCCTTCCTCATCGAGGACGGAGAAGTAAAGGGCGCCAGCGTCTTCCTCGTTGCGGGCAACGTCTACGAACTGCTGAAGAGCGCCACGGAGGTAACGAAGGAGCAGACCGTAATGCCTTTCATGACCACCATCATAACACCATTCGTGAAGTTCGAGAACGTAAAGATAGCTGGGAAGTGA
- a CDS encoding ATP-binding protein, whose amino-acid sequence MIERETWEEIISDYLELRVKYVPRQIEVKLPKTRALAIVGPRRAGKTYFLFQLWDELDGERRRSLYINFEDPRLVGATANDLMEMLRVYYSLASLPKGEKLIFLLDEIQAVDGWERFVRYLLDRGHGVILTGSSSKLLSKEIATVLRGRAITLHLYPFSLGELTGLNIGRELPTLEVRGKTLGVLRECLEWGAYPEVVLQPELRREILREILDVTIYRDIVERWRVDNLKALRFLFKLLAKSSHTSVTKLHSTMKSLGLAVGKPTLANYVEYLNDALVLFPLRAYVKSEKKKELLGFKPYFVDNGLLGVLGVKDRGKLLENLVFTELLKEGLEPNEDLFFYVTKSGHEIDFILPEEELIQVTWKLSPDNETRELSPLIEASFETGIERLTMVTWERGKTIKIRGKTVRVVTLEEWVKDREK is encoded by the coding sequence ATGATTGAGCGTGAAACGTGGGAAGAGATCATATCGGACTACCTTGAGCTCAGGGTTAAGTACGTTCCCAGGCAAATCGAAGTTAAACTCCCTAAAACTAGAGCTCTCGCCATCGTTGGGCCCCGAAGAGCTGGAAAGACGTACTTCCTGTTCCAGCTATGGGATGAGCTTGACGGGGAGAGGAGGAGAAGTCTCTATATCAACTTCGAGGACCCAAGGCTCGTCGGGGCAACTGCAAACGACCTCATGGAGATGCTGAGGGTTTACTACTCCCTCGCCAGCCTTCCAAAGGGGGAAAAGCTCATTTTTCTGCTCGATGAGATTCAGGCCGTTGATGGATGGGAACGCTTCGTTCGTTACCTCCTCGACAGGGGACATGGAGTTATCCTGACGGGCTCTTCCTCAAAGCTCCTCTCAAAGGAGATAGCGACCGTTCTGAGGGGCAGGGCAATAACGCTCCATCTTTACCCATTCTCCCTGGGAGAGCTCACAGGACTCAACATTGGTAGGGAGCTCCCAACCCTCGAAGTTCGGGGGAAAACTCTTGGCGTTTTAAGGGAGTGCCTTGAGTGGGGAGCTTACCCGGAGGTGGTTTTACAGCCCGAATTGAGAAGGGAAATCCTCCGCGAGATTCTCGACGTTACAATTTACCGGGACATCGTGGAGCGCTGGCGCGTTGACAACCTTAAAGCTCTCCGCTTCCTCTTCAAGCTCCTCGCGAAGTCGAGCCACACCTCTGTGACAAAGCTCCACTCCACAATGAAGAGCCTTGGACTCGCTGTGGGAAAGCCAACCCTGGCGAACTACGTTGAATACCTCAACGATGCCTTAGTTCTCTTCCCGCTCAGGGCCTACGTTAAATCTGAAAAGAAGAAGGAACTGCTTGGTTTCAAGCCGTACTTCGTGGACAATGGCCTGCTCGGCGTTCTGGGGGTTAAGGACAGGGGAAAACTCCTGGAGAACCTCGTTTTCACGGAGCTCTTAAAGGAAGGCCTCGAACCAAACGAGGACCTGTTCTTCTACGTCACAAAATCGGGACACGAGATTGACTTCATACTCCCCGAAGAGGAGCTGATTCAGGTAACGTGGAAGCTTTCCCCAGATAATGAGACGAGGGAGCTTTCACCCCTAATCGAGGCATCGTTCGAGACGGGAATCGAACGGCTAACGATGGTCACCTGGGAGAGAGGAAAAACGATCAAAATCAGAGGAAAAACGGTTCGCGTCGTTACCCTCGAAGAATGGGTGAAAGATAGGGAAAAGTAG
- the trm5b gene encoding tRNA (guanine(37)-N1)-methyltransferase Trm5b: protein MLAVKVPKREAEKVRRKLIELGLLAKGYAVRREGEFVLFPVTEPVEGFELIEADFERLERRPHSYREVVEVPENVRPLLPSSFDIIGDVAIIELPEELMSYGKVIGEAILKVHRHIKAVFAKGSKVSGEYRVRELVHLAGRRRTETLHRENGIRLKLDVARVYFSPRLATERMRIFEKTRPGEIIFDMFAGVGPYAVLLAKKAKLVFACDINPWAIRYLEENIRLNKANNVVPILGDVRKIAGKLEADRVIMNLPKFADRFLREAMLSVKPGGIVHYYGFAPEEDLFSEHEAKIKAAAKELGFTVKFLEKRKVRPYAPRQFNIAIDFKVMK, encoded by the coding sequence ATGCTCGCGGTTAAAGTCCCCAAGCGGGAAGCTGAGAAAGTCAGAAGAAAACTGATCGAACTCGGCCTCTTGGCTAAAGGATACGCCGTCAGAAGAGAGGGCGAGTTCGTACTCTTCCCCGTCACAGAGCCGGTTGAGGGCTTCGAGCTCATTGAGGCTGACTTTGAAAGGCTTGAGAGAAGACCCCACAGCTACCGCGAGGTCGTTGAGGTTCCCGAGAATGTTAGACCGCTCCTCCCGAGCTCCTTCGACATAATCGGTGACGTAGCGATAATCGAGCTACCTGAAGAGCTGATGTCCTATGGAAAAGTTATTGGAGAGGCCATCCTCAAGGTTCACCGGCACATAAAGGCCGTCTTTGCCAAAGGGAGCAAGGTTTCCGGGGAATACCGCGTGAGGGAGCTGGTTCACCTCGCCGGCAGGAGGAGGACTGAAACCCTCCACCGCGAGAACGGGATAAGGCTCAAGCTCGACGTTGCCAGGGTTTACTTCTCCCCCCGCCTGGCCACGGAGCGGATGAGGATTTTCGAGAAGACCCGGCCGGGGGAGATTATATTTGATATGTTCGCCGGGGTCGGCCCGTACGCGGTGCTTCTGGCCAAGAAGGCAAAGCTCGTCTTCGCCTGCGACATCAACCCCTGGGCAATTCGCTACCTTGAGGAGAACATCAGACTGAACAAAGCCAACAACGTCGTGCCGATCCTCGGAGACGTGAGGAAAATAGCCGGAAAGCTCGAAGCTGACAGGGTGATAATGAACCTCCCCAAGTTCGCCGACCGTTTTCTGAGGGAGGCAATGCTGAGCGTTAAGCCTGGTGGAATTGTCCACTACTACGGCTTTGCTCCAGAGGAAGACCTGTTCTCGGAGCACGAGGCGAAGATAAAGGCGGCCGCAAAAGAGCTCGGCTTCACCGTCAAGTTCCTGGAGAAGAGGAAAGTCCGCCCCTACGCGCCGAGGCAGTTCAACATCGCGATTGACTTTAAAGTCATGAAGTAG
- the trm10 gene encoding tRNA (guanine(9)-/adenine(9)-N1)-methyltransferase — MKTLAEVFREALKEKGIESFGVLSKRFRKSKNKLQDVAVEIINGKGAVFRVPEKTAVAWDLNGNRVEGSHYAYAPLCMTEKFEMVLSPEELRSKLPEWPYFIIDLYHWDKHTQKEKGKVCLQVSQSYGLLRDYYTGRELAVTWANDEFKRMFKGPIDRITPYAGPTAEFLKEKDIDEVVLLDPWAEEVLSEKDFDVGAFIIGGIVDTGGNKKKTTPKIGEELERAGIKVRRRKIVLKGDIVGVPDRINRILGIILKMMVEGKSMDEAVYEFQEPLHARWRLRKELPKRAIRYKVNGKTYRVIEKELFDEYSRWLKIRWEDFVKVLRELDLIALEKKRIHHLNKISNARIINGKLYRVILLKKAAMLCYNC, encoded by the coding sequence ATGAAAACGCTCGCCGAGGTTTTCAGGGAAGCCTTGAAGGAGAAGGGGATCGAGAGCTTCGGGGTGCTCTCAAAGCGCTTTAGAAAGTCAAAGAACAAGCTCCAGGACGTGGCAGTGGAGATAATCAACGGGAAGGGGGCAGTATTCCGCGTTCCTGAGAAGACTGCAGTGGCCTGGGACCTGAACGGCAACCGCGTTGAGGGCTCTCATTACGCCTACGCCCCGCTGTGCATGACGGAGAAGTTCGAGATGGTTCTCTCGCCGGAGGAGCTCCGCTCAAAGCTCCCCGAGTGGCCGTACTTCATAATTGACCTCTACCACTGGGACAAGCACACCCAGAAGGAGAAGGGCAAGGTCTGCCTGCAAGTGAGTCAGAGCTACGGCCTTCTGAGGGACTACTACACCGGAAGGGAGCTCGCCGTAACGTGGGCGAACGACGAGTTCAAAAGGATGTTCAAGGGTCCCATCGACAGGATAACCCCCTATGCCGGACCGACGGCAGAATTTTTGAAGGAAAAGGACATCGACGAGGTTGTTCTCCTTGACCCCTGGGCGGAGGAGGTTCTGAGCGAGAAGGATTTTGACGTGGGGGCCTTCATAATCGGCGGCATCGTCGACACCGGTGGGAACAAGAAGAAGACCACGCCCAAGATAGGAGAAGAGCTTGAGAGGGCTGGTATTAAGGTCCGCAGAAGGAAGATCGTTCTCAAAGGCGACATCGTCGGCGTCCCCGACAGGATAAACCGGATTCTGGGGATAATCCTCAAGATGATGGTGGAAGGGAAGTCGATGGACGAGGCAGTTTACGAGTTTCAAGAACCCCTCCACGCCCGCTGGCGCCTGAGGAAGGAGCTACCCAAGAGGGCGATCAGATACAAAGTGAACGGCAAGACCTACAGGGTCATCGAGAAGGAGCTTTTCGATGAATACTCCAGATGGCTCAAGATCCGCTGGGAGGACTTCGTGAAGGTGCTGAGGGAGCTGGACTTAATAGCGCTTGAGAAGAAGAGGATACACCACCTCAACAAGATTTCCAACGCAAGGATAATAAACGGAAAGCTTTACAGGGTGATTCTGCTCAAAAAGGCCGCGATGCTGTGCTATAACTGCTGA